From one Microbacterium aurum genomic stretch:
- the pknB gene encoding Stk1 family PASTA domain-containing Ser/Thr kinase codes for MASVYRGRDLRLGREVAIKILKRELADDSAFRTRFRLEAQAASRMSHPTIVRVFDAGEDTETDADGTTHSVPYIVMELVDGTLLKDIIASGPVPMTDAVRYLDGILEALEYSHRAGVVHRDIKPGNVMVAGSGQVKVMDFGIARAVSDSSSTVAETTAILGTAAYFSPEQAKGEPVDARADLYSAGVVLYELLTGRAPFRGESPVAVAYQHVSETPVPPSELVDTVPRSLDAVALRALAKDPFQRYQDAASFREALDATLEGRAPTKKQLGALTSELYGANPRQAAETARSLRQLTTDTTMRRTQSGPPVAWIWAGVAVLAVVLISVLIWVMTARPGPTLHPNARIVPNITDMSWERANEELFKNDLQADRLEESSDQIAAGNVIRTDPSAGTTVAPGQMIKVYVSTGQQMSTVPTLTGLSSTDAEAALAEAGLTLGAITTRSDPDLAAGTVMSADQTEGSEVPLGTTVNLVVASGKVALNNVVGYTVEAAQRELSSDALKLNPVVIEDPGCPATADRTVAAQSLPPGDVPIHSTVELTVCTGS; via the coding sequence ATGGCCAGCGTCTACCGAGGGCGCGATCTCAGGCTCGGCCGCGAGGTCGCGATCAAGATCCTCAAGCGCGAACTGGCCGACGACAGCGCGTTCCGCACCCGGTTCCGCCTCGAGGCGCAGGCGGCCTCCCGCATGTCGCACCCCACCATCGTGCGGGTGTTCGATGCCGGCGAGGACACCGAGACGGATGCCGACGGCACGACCCACTCGGTTCCGTACATCGTCATGGAGCTCGTCGACGGCACACTGCTGAAGGACATCATCGCGTCGGGTCCGGTGCCGATGACCGACGCCGTCCGCTACCTCGACGGCATCCTCGAGGCGCTCGAGTACTCGCACCGCGCCGGGGTCGTCCACCGCGACATCAAGCCCGGCAACGTGATGGTCGCCGGCTCGGGGCAGGTCAAGGTGATGGACTTCGGCATCGCGCGCGCGGTGTCGGACTCGTCGTCGACCGTCGCCGAGACGACCGCGATCCTCGGCACCGCCGCCTACTTCTCTCCCGAGCAGGCCAAGGGCGAGCCGGTCGACGCGCGCGCCGACCTGTATTCGGCGGGCGTCGTGCTCTACGAGCTGCTCACCGGACGCGCGCCGTTCCGCGGCGAGTCGCCGGTCGCGGTGGCCTACCAGCACGTCAGCGAGACACCGGTCCCGCCCTCCGAGCTCGTCGACACCGTGCCGCGATCGCTGGATGCCGTCGCGCTGCGCGCCCTGGCGAAGGACCCGTTCCAGCGCTATCAGGACGCCGCATCGTTCCGCGAGGCGCTGGACGCGACGCTGGAGGGGCGCGCCCCGACGAAGAAGCAGCTCGGCGCCCTGACGAGCGAGCTGTACGGCGCGAACCCGCGTCAGGCGGCCGAGACGGCGCGGTCGCTGCGGCAGCTGACGACCGACACGACGATGCGGCGCACCCAGTCGGGTCCGCCCGTCGCGTGGATCTGGGCCGGCGTGGCCGTGCTCGCCGTCGTCTTGATCTCGGTGCTCATCTGGGTGATGACCGCCCGGCCCGGCCCGACTCTGCACCCGAACGCCCGCATCGTGCCGAACATCACGGACATGTCGTGGGAGCGGGCCAACGAGGAGCTCTTCAAGAACGACCTGCAGGCCGATCGGCTCGAGGAGAGTAGCGATCAGATCGCGGCCGGCAACGTCATCCGCACCGATCCGTCGGCCGGCACCACCGTCGCGCCGGGGCAGATGATCAAGGTGTACGTGTCCACCGGTCAGCAGATGAGCACCGTGCCGACGCTCACCGGACTGTCGTCGACGGATGCCGAGGCCGCCCTCGCCGAGGCCGGGCTGACGCTCGGGGCGATCACGACACGCAGCGACCCGGACCTCGCCGCCGGCACCGTCATGTCGGCGGATCAGACGGAGGGGAGCGAGGTGCCCCTGGGAACCACCGTGAACCTCGTGGTCGCCAGCGGCAAGGTCGCCCTCAACAACGTCGTCGGCTACACCGTCGAGGCGGCGCAGCGGGAGCTTTCCTCCGACGCGCTGAAGCTCAACCCGGTCGTCATCGAAGACCCCGGCTGCCCCGCGACGGCCGATCGGACCGTGGCCGCGCAGTCGCTCCCGCCGGGCGACGTGCCGATCCACTCCACCGTCGAGCTGACGGTCTGCACCGGCTCCTAG
- a CDS encoding peptidoglycan D,D-transpeptidase FtsI family protein: MTKELRRLSFIMLAMFIALFGATSWIQVVQAGDLGENPHNKRALYDSFEVQRGSIIAGDEVIATSVPSDDIYSWQRQYADATMWAPVTGFINPLLQSATGLERAMNRELSGTASSQFLAGIERIITGQPARGSNVLVTLDPALQKVAFDALGDDEGAVVAMEPKTGRILAMVTSPSYDPNTLAVHNAAQVNATYDELVANALNPLWNRAIEGNLNPPGSTFKLVVTSAALSSGKFTPDSTFPNPARYTLPGTSTSISNFDGGTCGAGDEVTIATALRLSCNIPMAQLAVALGEDAIRTEAEKYGFNSGFDIPLAVTPSVYPTGQLSDDKVALTGFGQGDVQATPLQIAMVAAGIANDGVVMNPRLVDRVVAPDLTVQQTFEDSEFGRALSTADAATMTSLMVANVSDGAASGARIDGVDVAGKTGTAEHGPSDPYTLWFTGFAPADDPQVVVAVMVENGGGLGQHGTSNGIAAPIAKKVIEAVLSR; the protein is encoded by the coding sequence ATGACCAAAGAGCTCCGCCGCCTCAGCTTCATCATGCTGGCGATGTTCATCGCGCTGTTCGGCGCCACGAGCTGGATCCAGGTCGTCCAAGCCGGCGACCTCGGCGAGAACCCGCACAACAAGCGCGCCCTCTACGACTCGTTCGAGGTGCAGCGCGGATCGATCATCGCCGGTGACGAGGTGATCGCCACGTCGGTGCCGAGCGACGACATCTACAGCTGGCAGCGGCAGTACGCGGATGCAACGATGTGGGCGCCGGTGACCGGCTTCATCAATCCACTGCTGCAGTCCGCGACGGGGCTGGAGCGGGCGATGAACCGCGAGTTGTCCGGCACGGCGAGCTCGCAGTTCCTCGCGGGCATCGAGCGCATCATCACGGGGCAGCCGGCGCGGGGGTCCAACGTCCTGGTGACCCTCGACCCGGCACTGCAGAAAGTGGCGTTCGACGCCCTCGGCGACGACGAGGGGGCGGTGGTCGCCATGGAGCCGAAGACCGGCCGCATCCTCGCGATGGTGACGAGCCCCAGCTACGACCCGAACACGCTCGCCGTGCACAACGCCGCGCAGGTCAACGCGACCTACGACGAGCTCGTCGCGAACGCCCTGAACCCGCTGTGGAACCGCGCGATCGAGGGCAACCTCAACCCGCCGGGGTCGACGTTCAAGCTCGTCGTGACCTCGGCCGCGCTCTCCTCGGGGAAGTTCACCCCCGACTCGACCTTCCCCAATCCCGCCCGCTACACGCTGCCCGGCACGTCGACCTCGATCAGCAACTTCGACGGCGGCACGTGCGGAGCCGGCGACGAGGTCACCATCGCGACGGCGCTGCGCCTCAGCTGCAACATCCCGATGGCCCAGCTGGCCGTGGCCCTCGGCGAGGACGCCATCCGCACCGAGGCGGAGAAGTACGGCTTCAACTCCGGGTTCGACATCCCGCTGGCCGTCACGCCCTCGGTGTACCCGACCGGGCAGCTCTCCGACGACAAGGTCGCTCTCACCGGCTTCGGGCAGGGCGACGTGCAGGCCACGCCCCTGCAGATCGCGATGGTCGCCGCCGGCATCGCCAACGACGGCGTCGTGATGAACCCGCGACTGGTCGACCGCGTGGTCGCCCCCGACCTGACGGTGCAGCAGACCTTCGAGGACAGCGAGTTCGGTCGTGCGCTGAGCACGGCGGATGCCGCGACGATGACCTCTCTCATGGTCGCCAATGTCAGTGACGGCGCGGCGAGCGGTGCAAGAATAGACGGGGTCGACGTGGCTGGGAAGACCGGTACCGCGGAGCACGGTCCTTCGGATCCGTACACGCTGTGGTTCACCGGATTTGCGCCCGCGGATGACCCGCAGGTCGTCGTCGCCGTCATGGTGGAGAACGGCGGAGGACTCGGCCAGCACGGCACGAGCAACGGAATCGCGGCCCCGATCGCGAAGAAAGTCATTGAGGCGGTGCTGAGCAGATGA
- a CDS encoding DNA helicase has translation MSLSRKRKKELRKLQEQASTLWESQQVLLGQAGHVAREAGRQLGHYNREQVVPTVQHTYEKYAAPYVNQGLQTSARVYNQRVAPAVGALIGSALSVWDAANEKREALAAGRGFGSIDIAKLQKAADKYGKNAAKKLAVSAPAPAKKGIGAGGVIAIILGVAAAAGVLYAAWQTLRADDELWVADDPLRAPDA, from the coding sequence GTGAGCCTCAGCCGTAAGCGCAAGAAGGAACTCCGCAAGCTCCAGGAGCAGGCATCGACGCTGTGGGAGTCGCAGCAGGTGCTGCTCGGCCAGGCCGGGCACGTCGCCCGCGAAGCCGGTCGCCAGCTCGGCCACTACAACCGCGAGCAGGTCGTTCCCACCGTGCAGCACACGTACGAGAAGTACGCCGCCCCGTACGTGAACCAGGGTCTGCAGACCTCCGCACGTGTCTACAACCAGCGCGTCGCGCCCGCCGTCGGGGCTCTCATCGGCTCGGCGCTGTCGGTGTGGGATGCCGCCAACGAGAAGCGCGAGGCTCTCGCCGCCGGCCGCGGGTTCGGCTCGATCGACATCGCGAAGCTGCAGAAGGCGGCCGACAAGTACGGGAAGAATGCCGCGAAGAAGCTCGCCGTGTCCGCGCCCGCCCCGGCGAAGAAGGGGATCGGCGCCGGTGGCGTGATCGCCATCATCCTCGGTGTCGCCGCTGCGGCCGGTGTTCTCTACGCCGCGTGGCAGACGCTCCGCGCCGACGACGAGCTCTGGGTCGCGGACGACCCGCTGCGCGCCCCCGACGCCTGA
- a CDS encoding anthranilate synthase component II has product MADVLVVDNHDSFVYTLVGYLHELGATTTMIEADAVADPAAALAGVAGVLVSPGPGRPEAAGASVGVIRAAAGRGIPVLGVCLGHQALAVAFGADVDEAPELRHGTTSQVHHDGRGLFLGLPSPFTATRYHSLAVVPASVPPELEVTARTAAGVIMGLAHRTLPLWGVQFHPEAVLTEGGYRLLGTWLERTGVAGAAARGARRSPLRQL; this is encoded by the coding sequence GTGGCTGACGTCCTCGTCGTCGACAACCACGACAGCTTCGTCTACACGCTCGTCGGATACCTCCACGAGCTCGGCGCGACGACGACGATGATCGAGGCGGATGCCGTGGCAGACCCGGCGGCCGCGCTCGCCGGTGTCGCCGGGGTGCTCGTCTCCCCCGGACCCGGGAGGCCCGAGGCGGCCGGCGCGTCGGTGGGGGTCATCCGGGCGGCGGCGGGCCGCGGCATCCCGGTGCTCGGGGTCTGCCTCGGGCATCAGGCGCTCGCCGTCGCATTCGGCGCAGACGTCGATGAGGCCCCCGAACTGCGTCACGGCACGACGTCGCAGGTGCACCACGACGGGCGCGGCCTGTTCCTCGGTCTGCCGTCGCCGTTCACGGCGACGCGGTACCACTCCCTCGCGGTGGTGCCGGCATCCGTTCCGCCGGAACTGGAGGTCACGGCGCGCACCGCGGCGGGCGTCATCATGGGGCTCGCTCACCGCACCCTGCCGCTGTGGGGGGTGCAGTTCCACCCCGAGGCGGTGCTCACCGAGGGCGGGTACCGGCTGCTCGGCACCTGGCTGGAGCGCACCGGCGTGGCCGGCGCGGCGGCCCGTGGGGCGCGCCGCAGTCCGCTGCGGCAGCTCTAG
- a CDS encoding NUDIX hydrolase — protein MDLRVAAYAVIVDDEGRVLLAHWNEGRRAAWTLPGGGLEPGEDPADAARREVLEETGFHVELGDLLGIHSRVIPARQRITPGADAPLHTLRILYRARITGGRLRNEVGGSTDRAGWFPVAEIADLQHVQLVDIGLEMAGL, from the coding sequence ATGGACCTCCGCGTCGCGGCCTATGCCGTCATCGTCGACGACGAGGGGCGAGTGCTGCTGGCCCATTGGAACGAGGGGCGCCGCGCCGCGTGGACGCTGCCGGGCGGCGGACTCGAGCCCGGTGAGGATCCCGCCGATGCCGCGCGCCGCGAGGTCCTGGAAGAGACCGGGTTTCACGTGGAACTGGGCGATCTCCTCGGCATCCACTCCCGCGTGATCCCCGCGCGACAGCGCATCACGCCCGGCGCCGATGCTCCCCTCCACACCCTGCGCATCCTCTACCGCGCCCGCATCACCGGTGGTCGGCTGCGCAACGAGGTGGGCGGCTCCACCGACCGCGCGGGCTGGTTCCCCGTCGCCGAGATCGCCGACCTGCAGCACGTGCAGCTCGTCGACATCGGGCTGGAGATGGCGGGGCTCTGA
- a CDS encoding class E sortase: MGEAHQRRRVSVIGVLGEILITIGVVALLYVAWQMWIGDWIIGSQKHNEASALSQSWTQQTTAPTESATRIPPPTPTDTADLIVPVLAQPEHGQQFGVMFVPRFGPDWQFTIAGGTTRKDILDQGEIGHYVDTAMPGDIGNTVYAAHRWTSGAPFDPIDKLVIGDAIVVQTPDGWYTYRFRTLEYVQDTQVEVLLPVPQQVGVAANGRYLTLTSCAPKLNMLERIIAYAVFDSFTPTADGPPASLTEGVTA, from the coding sequence ATGGGGGAAGCTCACCAGCGGCGCCGTGTCTCGGTGATCGGCGTCCTCGGCGAGATCCTCATCACCATCGGTGTCGTCGCCCTCCTCTACGTCGCCTGGCAGATGTGGATCGGTGACTGGATCATCGGCTCGCAGAAGCACAACGAGGCCAGCGCCCTCTCGCAGAGCTGGACGCAGCAGACCACCGCCCCGACCGAGTCCGCGACACGCATCCCGCCGCCGACGCCCACCGACACCGCCGATCTGATCGTCCCGGTGCTCGCCCAGCCCGAGCACGGCCAGCAGTTCGGCGTCATGTTCGTGCCGCGGTTCGGACCCGACTGGCAGTTCACGATCGCCGGTGGCACGACGCGCAAGGACATCCTCGACCAGGGCGAGATCGGCCACTACGTCGACACCGCCATGCCCGGCGACATCGGCAACACCGTCTACGCCGCGCACCGCTGGACCTCCGGTGCGCCCTTCGACCCGATCGACAAGCTCGTGATCGGCGACGCGATCGTCGTGCAGACCCCCGACGGCTGGTACACCTACCGGTTCCGCACCCTCGAGTACGTGCAGGACACCCAGGTCGAGGTGCTGCTGCCGGTGCCCCAGCAGGTCGGTGTCGCCGCCAACGGCCGCTACCTCACGCTGACCAGCTGCGCACCGAAGCTCAACATGCTGGAGCGCATCATCGCGTACGCCGTCTTCGACAGCTTCACACCGACCGCCGACGGGCCGCCGGCCTCGCTCACCGAAGGGGTGACCGCCTGA
- a CDS encoding cell division protein CrgA, which produces MARSGKDDEQLAEYGESESAPNPVWFKPIMLGLMILGLLWVIVFYLSGGNNVALPIPGIGAWNLVIGFAIAFVGFLMTTRWR; this is translated from the coding sequence ATGGCACGTTCAGGCAAGGATGATGAGCAGCTCGCGGAGTACGGCGAGAGCGAGTCCGCCCCCAACCCGGTGTGGTTCAAGCCCATCATGCTGGGCCTCATGATCCTCGGCCTGCTGTGGGTGATCGTGTTCTATCTGAGCGGCGGGAACAATGTCGCGTTGCCAATCCCAGGCATCGGCGCATGGAACCTCGTCATCGGGTTCGCGATCGCGTTCGTCGGCTTCCTCATGACGACCCGCTGGCGCTGA
- a CDS encoding rhomboid family intramembrane serine protease, with protein sequence MTDSDPRSNPDNFCYRHPQRQSFVLCQRCLRMICPECQTPLPVGVICPECLAEQQKAHKATVTRMPRRRAAGLDGRPVVTYTLVVVTSVFFLIGLIPGMGDVVTSWLFYYPPLAYAQPWRLLTVTLVHASIWHVALNMLALWALGRSLEPLLGRWRFLSLYLLSALGGSVLGALLAPTTPVVGASGAVWGLLGAMFVIGRHLGANVTAIAIILGLNLVITFLPNSNIAWQAHIGGGLVGALVGLIFAKTRKIRQRRTQIWLLVAVAAGLLTLLAVPLLIYR encoded by the coding sequence GTGACCGACTCCGACCCCCGCAGCAATCCGGACAACTTCTGCTACCGGCATCCGCAGCGGCAGAGTTTCGTCCTCTGCCAGCGATGCCTGCGCATGATTTGCCCGGAGTGTCAGACGCCGCTGCCGGTCGGGGTGATCTGTCCGGAGTGCCTGGCCGAGCAGCAGAAGGCCCACAAGGCGACGGTCACGCGGATGCCGCGGCGTCGCGCCGCGGGCCTCGACGGCCGGCCGGTGGTCACGTACACGCTGGTCGTCGTGACGAGCGTGTTCTTCCTCATCGGGCTGATCCCCGGAATGGGCGACGTCGTCACGTCGTGGTTGTTCTACTATCCCCCGCTCGCGTACGCGCAGCCGTGGCGACTGTTGACCGTCACCCTCGTGCACGCGAGCATCTGGCATGTCGCGCTGAACATGCTCGCGCTCTGGGCGCTGGGCCGCAGCCTTGAGCCCCTGCTCGGCCGGTGGCGGTTCCTCAGTCTGTACCTGCTGAGCGCGCTGGGCGGATCGGTGCTGGGCGCGCTGTTGGCGCCGACGACCCCGGTGGTCGGCGCGTCGGGCGCGGTGTGGGGTCTGCTGGGCGCGATGTTCGTGATCGGCCGGCACCTCGGAGCGAACGTCACCGCGATCGCGATCATCCTGGGACTGAACCTCGTGATCACATTCCTGCCGAACTCGAACATCGCCTGGCAGGCGCACATCGGCGGCGGTCTCGTCGGCGCGCTGGTCGGCCTCATCTTCGCCAAGACGCGCAAGATCCGCCAGCGCCGCACGCAGATCTGGCTGCTCGTCGCGGTGGCGGCGGGCCTGCTGACGCTGCTCGCGGTGCCGCTGCTGATCTACCGGTGA
- a CDS encoding peptidylprolyl isomerase codes for MPIHTAVATIHTNHGDIVVNLFGDHAPRTVQNFTGLADGSQAWTHPATGKPGEGPLYTDVIFHRIIPNFMIQGGDPLGQGVGGPGYNFDDEIHPELNFNSPYILAMANAGLRRNAITGKAEGTNGSQFFITTDPTPWLQGKHTIFGEVADDASRAVVDEIAAVPTAAGDRPIDPVVIRSIDVVAV; via the coding sequence ATGCCGATCCACACCGCTGTTGCGACGATCCACACCAACCACGGCGACATCGTCGTGAACCTCTTCGGCGACCACGCGCCCCGCACGGTGCAGAACTTCACCGGCCTCGCCGACGGCTCGCAGGCCTGGACGCACCCCGCGACGGGCAAGCCCGGTGAGGGACCGCTCTACACCGACGTCATCTTCCACCGCATCATCCCGAACTTCATGATCCAGGGCGGCGACCCGCTCGGGCAGGGCGTGGGCGGACCGGGCTACAACTTCGACGATGAGATCCACCCGGAGCTGAACTTCAACAGCCCGTACATCCTCGCGATGGCCAACGCGGGTCTTCGCCGCAATGCCATCACCGGCAAGGCCGAGGGCACCAACGGCTCGCAGTTCTTCATCACGACCGACCCGACGCCGTGGCTGCAGGGCAAGCACACGATCTTCGGCGAGGTCGCCGATGACGCCTCGCGCGCCGTCGTGGACGAGATCGCCGCCGTGCCGACCGCGGCCGGTGACCGCCCGATCGACCCCGTCGTCATCCGTTCGATCGACGTCGTGGCGGTCTGA
- a CDS encoding serine/threonine-protein kinase → MRPTQGVSFGGRYELDSRIAIGGMGEVWEATDHVIGRTVAIKILKDEYMGDPGFLERFRAEARHAALVNHEGIASVFDYGEENGSAFLVMELVPGEALSTILEREGSLSTDKTLDIVAQTAAALQAAHAAGLVHRDIKPGNLLITPDGRVKITDFGIARIADQVPLTATGQVMGTVQYLSPEQASGHPASPATDIYSLGIVAYECLAGKRPFTGESQVAIAMAQINDTPPALPATIAEPVRNFVMSMIAKKPEDRPATASAVARAATALRRGDVAGAAAIVPAIAGSVPVDEVTQLLTPGALGTAEATRILPQAAPAADAEEPAPEKKKRSPWTWPLIALIAILLLVLGGTLFALFANPGGEPAPSSSTPSTTPTEPSDTPTPEPTNIPITSLGFIGKTCDEAMTIAQENELTGVVCERGTPAPTAGDVGKIYQTNPAAGNVQRNTSITLTFYDEQSAIDTPGAPTVVNNPPGSSSFTVTWPAFTCPAGSSLTAFNMSVINGTFDANNGTTYQAPPSPRSLTVTANADAQPGSLVLVSYTAQCGDRESPASPEGQAPIPTQTTSPTPDTAP, encoded by the coding sequence ATGAGACCGACACAGGGTGTGAGCTTCGGCGGGCGCTATGAACTCGACTCGCGAATCGCGATCGGCGGCATGGGCGAGGTCTGGGAGGCCACCGATCACGTGATCGGCCGCACCGTGGCGATCAAGATCCTCAAGGACGAGTACATGGGCGACCCGGGGTTCCTGGAGCGCTTCCGCGCCGAGGCCCGCCACGCCGCACTCGTCAACCACGAGGGCATCGCGAGCGTCTTCGACTACGGCGAGGAGAACGGCTCCGCCTTCCTCGTCATGGAGCTCGTCCCCGGTGAGGCGCTGTCGACGATCCTCGAGCGCGAGGGGTCGCTGTCGACCGACAAGACGCTCGACATCGTCGCGCAGACCGCCGCCGCGCTGCAGGCCGCGCACGCGGCCGGCCTCGTCCACCGCGACATCAAGCCCGGGAACCTCCTCATCACCCCCGACGGCCGTGTCAAGATCACCGACTTCGGCATCGCCCGCATCGCCGACCAGGTGCCGCTGACGGCAACCGGGCAGGTCATGGGGACCGTGCAGTACCTCTCGCCCGAGCAGGCGTCCGGTCACCCGGCATCCCCCGCCACCGACATCTACTCGCTCGGCATCGTCGCCTACGAGTGCCTGGCCGGCAAGCGCCCCTTCACGGGCGAATCGCAGGTCGCGATCGCGATGGCGCAGATCAACGACACCCCGCCGGCGCTGCCGGCGACGATCGCCGAGCCGGTGCGCAACTTCGTGATGAGCATGATCGCGAAGAAGCCCGAAGACCGCCCGGCCACCGCCTCCGCGGTGGCGCGCGCGGCGACCGCCCTGCGCCGCGGCGACGTTGCGGGCGCCGCCGCGATCGTGCCGGCGATCGCCGGCAGCGTGCCCGTCGATGAGGTCACGCAGCTGCTCACTCCGGGTGCTCTCGGCACCGCCGAGGCCACGCGCATCCTGCCGCAGGCCGCGCCCGCCGCGGATGCCGAGGAGCCCGCCCCCGAGAAGAAGAAGCGGAGTCCCTGGACATGGCCGCTGATCGCGCTCATCGCGATCCTGCTGCTCGTCCTCGGCGGCACGCTGTTCGCCCTCTTCGCCAACCCCGGCGGTGAGCCGGCACCGTCGTCGTCGACGCCGAGCACGACCCCGACCGAGCCCTCGGACACCCCGACCCCTGAGCCGACGAACATCCCGATCACCAGCCTCGGCTTCATCGGCAAGACGTGCGACGAGGCGATGACGATCGCGCAGGAGAACGAGCTCACCGGCGTCGTCTGCGAACGCGGCACCCCTGCGCCGACGGCCGGCGACGTCGGGAAGATCTACCAGACCAACCCCGCCGCCGGAAACGTGCAGCGGAACACGTCGATCACGCTGACCTTCTACGACGAGCAGTCCGCCATCGACACGCCGGGCGCCCCCACCGTGGTGAACAACCCGCCCGGATCGTCGTCGTTCACCGTCACCTGGCCGGCCTTCACGTGCCCCGCGGGGTCGTCGCTCACGGCGTTCAACATGTCGGTGATCAACGGCACGTTCGACGCGAACAACGGCACGACCTACCAGGCGCCGCCGAGCCCGCGCAGCCTCACCGTCACCGCGAACGCCGATGCCCAGCCGGGTTCGCTCGTGCTCGTGTCGTACACCGCGCAGTGCGGCGACCGCGAGTCGCCCGCCTCACCGGAAGGCCAGGCGCCGATCCCGACGCAGACGACGAGTCCGACACCCGACACCGCCCCCTGA
- a CDS encoding aminoacyl-tRNA deacylase has product MTTPDALARVRYAAAARGLEIELRERPAASSLHEAAALLGLTLADIVKTLVVKRSDDSYLFALIPGDRAISWPKLRALVGVNKLRLPEPELALAATGYERGTITPIGSAQDWPVYADASIAGRRIAMGAGAHGYSLFVDADDLIAAYQAVVADISQPAAP; this is encoded by the coding sequence ATGACCACCCCTGACGCCCTCGCGCGCGTGCGCTACGCCGCTGCCGCGCGCGGCCTCGAGATTGAGCTGCGCGAGCGACCCGCGGCATCCTCTCTGCACGAGGCCGCCGCACTGCTGGGTCTCACGCTGGCCGACATCGTCAAGACGCTCGTGGTCAAACGGTCCGACGACAGCTACCTGTTCGCGCTCATCCCGGGGGACCGGGCGATCTCGTGGCCGAAGCTGCGCGCGCTCGTGGGCGTGAACAAGCTGCGCCTGCCCGAGCCGGAGCTTGCGCTCGCGGCGACCGGATACGAGCGGGGCACGATCACCCCGATCGGCAGCGCGCAGGACTGGCCCGTGTACGCGGATGCCTCAATCGCCGGCCGGCGCATCGCGATGGGCGCCGGCGCGCACGGCTACAGCCTGTTCGTCGATGCCGACGACCTGATCGCGGCCTACCAGGCCGTCGTCGCCGACATCTCACAGCCCGCCGCGCCCTGA